The following proteins are co-located in the Zavarzinella sp. genome:
- a CDS encoding cytochrome c, with amino-acid sequence MSNHASKARYVRSGILVVLILTFTACQQRMAHQPANRTLSESDFFSDQRSARPLEDGTIHRSQYLSDDPMATGLSVEGQKAQRVAIGPNPQDNIVTGPGIANNVDNFVSKTPFKMTLKDLQRGQQRYQIHCSPCHGTVGDGMGKIVERGYLAPPNYHKDNSRAFQLYKVPVSLREIPIGYFYHVITKGYGGMPNFASDIAVTDRWRIAAYVRALQYSQNFDSATVDPEVWKKMQESLGGNK; translated from the coding sequence ATGAGTAATCACGCATCAAAAGCCCGATATGTGCGAAGCGGCATATTGGTCGTGTTGATTCTGACCTTTACCGCGTGTCAGCAACGGATGGCCCACCAGCCAGCAAACAGAACATTGTCCGAAAGTGATTTCTTCAGCGATCAACGTTCCGCACGTCCGCTGGAAGATGGCACTATTCATCGAAGTCAGTACTTGAGTGACGATCCGATGGCAACCGGGTTGAGTGTTGAAGGCCAAAAAGCACAGCGCGTTGCAATCGGACCGAACCCGCAGGACAATATTGTTACCGGGCCTGGCATTGCCAATAATGTGGATAACTTTGTCAGCAAAACCCCCTTTAAGATGACCTTAAAGGATTTGCAGCGTGGCCAGCAACGCTACCAGATTCACTGTTCACCATGCCATGGCACCGTCGGTGATGGCATGGGCAAAATTGTGGAGCGAGGTTATCTGGCACCACCAAATTATCACAAGGATAATTCGCGTGCCTTTCAGTTATACAAAGTGCCAGTTTCCCTGCGGGAGATTCCGATTGGATATTTCTACCATGTGATCACCAAAGGTTATGGCGGCATGCCAAACTTTGCATCAGATATTGCGGTCACCGATCGCTGGCGCATTGCTGCCTATGTTCGAGCATTACAGTACAGTCAGAACTTTGACAGTGCCACCGTTGACCCAGAGGTCTGGAAGAAAATGCAGGAGTCGTTGGGGGGTAACAAATGA
- a CDS encoding cbb3-type cytochrome c oxidase subunit I, producing MSATLETSTGHEVPDEQPKSGKNYLNNGISFWSWLFTVDHKRIGLLYLIGISVFFVAGGAAAGLVRLNLLSPSGAILSNEDYNKAFTAHGVIMLFFFLIPAVPGVMGNFFVPIMVGAKDMAFPKLNLASFYIWVIGAVFAVYALLTGGIDTGWTLYPPYSSRFSQPGMLPGVFGVFITGFSSILTGLNIIVTVHRMRCPGMSWGRLPLFIWAMYATSLIQLLGTPVLAIVLVLLMLEAGLGVGIFTPALGGDPLLFQHLFWFYSHPAVYIMILPGMGVVSEILTCFSRKNIFGYTAVAWSSVGIAVVGFIVWAHHMFVAGISLYAALLFSLLSMLVAVPSAIKVFNWVATLYRGQLTFPAPMIFALGFIFLFTIGGLTGLPLATLGTDIHLHDTYFVVAHFHFVMVGGMVLAYLAALHFWWPKMFGVMYNDFFSRMAAFVICTGYIVTFIPQFYLGYHGMPRRYPNYNPEFQIFNIISTVGYGIQGIGFLMPAIYLPLSLFFGKKAGPNPWGATGLEWSIPSPPVTYNFDKTPKVVCAPYEYSLNFTQTGDKADVR from the coding sequence ATGAGTGCAACACTCGAAACCAGCACCGGGCATGAGGTTCCTGACGAACAACCCAAGTCCGGTAAAAACTATCTCAATAACGGTATCAGTTTCTGGTCGTGGTTGTTTACGGTCGACCATAAGCGGATTGGCTTGTTATATTTAATCGGCATCAGCGTCTTTTTTGTCGCTGGTGGTGCTGCCGCTGGTCTGGTGCGTTTAAATCTGCTGTCACCGTCCGGCGCGATTCTATCCAATGAAGATTACAACAAAGCATTCACCGCTCATGGTGTGATCATGTTGTTTTTCTTCCTGATTCCTGCAGTGCCCGGGGTGATGGGCAACTTTTTCGTACCCATTATGGTGGGTGCGAAGGATATGGCATTCCCCAAGCTGAACCTGGCATCCTTCTACATCTGGGTGATTGGTGCTGTGTTTGCAGTCTACGCACTGCTGACAGGTGGGATTGATACCGGCTGGACGCTTTACCCGCCATATTCCAGTCGATTTTCCCAACCAGGGATGTTACCTGGGGTATTCGGTGTATTTATTACAGGATTCTCATCAATCCTGACCGGGTTGAATATCATTGTCACGGTACACCGCATGCGCTGTCCAGGGATGTCGTGGGGGCGATTGCCTCTGTTCATCTGGGCAATGTATGCAACCAGTTTGATTCAGCTACTGGGTACACCCGTTCTGGCCATTGTGCTGGTGCTGCTGATGCTGGAAGCTGGCCTGGGTGTGGGGATCTTTACCCCGGCTCTGGGAGGTGATCCGCTCTTGTTCCAGCACTTGTTCTGGTTCTATTCCCACCCAGCCGTATACATTATGATTCTACCTGGGATGGGTGTGGTCAGCGAAATTCTGACATGCTTCTCCCGCAAGAACATCTTTGGCTACACTGCAGTTGCCTGGTCCAGCGTGGGGATCGCAGTCGTCGGTTTTATTGTCTGGGCTCACCACATGTTTGTGGCAGGGATCAGCCTTTATGCCGCACTGCTGTTCAGCTTGCTTAGCATGTTGGTGGCAGTCCCTTCAGCGATCAAAGTATTTAACTGGGTGGCCACCCTTTACCGTGGGCAACTGACTTTTCCAGCACCGATGATCTTCGCATTGGGCTTTATCTTCCTGTTCACCATTGGTGGTCTGACTGGTCTGCCGCTCGCCACATTGGGAACTGATATCCACCTGCACGACACCTACTTTGTGGTTGCTCACTTCCACTTCGTGATGGTGGGCGGGATGGTGCTGGCTTATCTGGCAGCACTGCACTTCTGGTGGCCGAAGATGTTTGGTGTGATGTACAATGATTTCTTCAGCCGAATGGCCGCATTCGTCATCTGCACTGGCTACATCGTTACCTTTATTCCCCAGTTCTATCTGGGCTATCATGGGATGCCACGCCGCTATCCCAATTACAATCCGGAGTTCCAGATCTTTAACATCATCTCCACTGTGGGATACGGAATTCAGGGGATTGGCTTCCTGATGCCAGCGATCTACCTGCCGCTGTCGTTGTTCTTTGGTAAAAAGGCTGGCCCCAATCCGTGGGGTGCCACCGGGTTGGAATGGAGCATTCCTTCACCACCTGTTACCTATAACTTTGACAAAACGCCGAAGGTGGTTTGTGCACCATACGAGTACTCATTGAACTTCACCCAAACCGGAGATAAGGCTGATGTCCGCTAG
- the coxB gene encoding cytochrome c oxidase subunit II: MILDPSVPSILPAHASDMAWNVDYLFWFICGTTGITGLGVFIAVIYFCFAYRQTTPEPGATPRILGSHKLELLWSVLPMFLFLVFFGWGAWVYVQALRVPADAPEIFVTGKRWMWKVQYPTGQRVIIGQSSFDYSAAVGGQGRFDGVMVLPVNQPVKITLISEDVIHDFAVPAFRQKIDVLPGRYTHTWYKPTKTGLFDIFCDQYCGTNHSLMVGKVLVVEESEYKEWLNGTWNRPGDNPVDGSLAHQGWILFHKLQCSTCHNLENPKAPNLEGIHGSKRSFAGGYTHTVDDNYIRESIRNPKKKVREGWQAVMPAYSPTDVTEEELIQVIQYIKSLRPGDMRYNTHNQAAPVGAPNDPPSTTGGSK; encoded by the coding sequence ATGATTCTTGATCCATCTGTACCATCGATTTTGCCCGCGCATGCCTCCGATATGGCCTGGAATGTGGACTACCTGTTCTGGTTCATTTGCGGCACGACAGGTATCACCGGTCTGGGTGTGTTCATTGCAGTAATTTATTTCTGCTTTGCCTACCGTCAGACGACCCCGGAACCAGGTGCAACACCCCGGATTCTCGGTTCGCACAAACTGGAACTGTTATGGAGCGTATTGCCCATGTTCCTGTTCCTGGTGTTTTTCGGTTGGGGAGCCTGGGTATACGTTCAAGCATTACGCGTCCCTGCGGATGCGCCTGAGATTTTTGTCACTGGCAAACGCTGGATGTGGAAGGTACAGTACCCCACTGGTCAGCGGGTGATTATCGGTCAGAGTTCTTTCGATTATTCAGCAGCCGTCGGTGGTCAGGGCCGTTTCGACGGTGTGATGGTCCTTCCTGTAAACCAGCCGGTGAAAATCACGCTGATTTCCGAAGACGTGATTCATGACTTTGCGGTACCTGCATTCCGGCAGAAGATTGATGTGCTGCCTGGGCGTTATACCCACACCTGGTACAAACCCACCAAGACGGGACTATTTGATATCTTCTGCGATCAGTATTGCGGTACTAACCACTCCTTGATGGTGGGTAAAGTGCTTGTCGTCGAAGAATCGGAATACAAGGAATGGCTGAACGGCACCTGGAACCGGCCCGGAGATAATCCGGTTGACGGCAGTCTGGCACACCAGGGTTGGATTCTGTTCCACAAGCTGCAGTGCTCCACTTGCCACAATCTCGAAAATCCCAAGGCTCCAAACCTGGAAGGGATTCACGGAAGCAAGCGTTCATTTGCCGGGGGGTACACCCACACGGTGGATGATAACTACATTCGTGAATCAATTCGCAATCCCAAGAAGAAAGTTCGGGAAGGGTGGCAGGCAGTTATGCCGGCCTATAGCCCCACCGATGTGACCGAAGAAGAATTAATTCAAGTGATCCAGTACATCAAGTCACTGCGACCCGGTGACATGCGTTACAACACGCATAATCAGGCGGCTCCAGTCGGTGCGCCCAACGATCCGCCATCGACCACGGGAGGTTCCAAGTAA
- a CDS encoding SCO family protein, which translates to MRLLVGVIGSLLLCSPLVAQNRPMPKSDDDPNFDPSVKVEQKIGDAMPIDVPLVDENGQAITLKQAMNGKPTVFILAYYRCPQLCGLVFDGTLAMVRDQEMKSYTVGKDFNIVVVSFDPKENWELAGAKKRVYVTQYGRGEVADQGWRFLTGKEPHLTQLCEAAGFSYRYDKMLKEYNHRSGLIILTPEGKISQYFAGHQFNPRDVKFALMEASEGKMGTFIDQVFLSCYRYDSTRGKYYADVMFVTRIGGVLTLVTIAGAFLIAYLRSRSRKIQAAIAAGSTNQ; encoded by the coding sequence ATGCGTTTGCTGGTTGGGGTAATAGGAAGTCTTCTGTTGTGCAGCCCTTTGGTTGCCCAGAATCGTCCAATGCCTAAAAGCGATGACGACCCGAACTTTGATCCTAGTGTCAAAGTGGAGCAGAAAATCGGTGATGCAATGCCGATTGATGTCCCACTGGTTGATGAGAATGGTCAGGCGATTACGTTAAAGCAGGCAATGAACGGCAAGCCCACTGTCTTTATTCTTGCCTATTATCGCTGCCCACAATTATGTGGTCTGGTTTTTGATGGAACTCTGGCGATGGTGCGGGATCAAGAGATGAAATCTTACACCGTCGGGAAAGATTTTAACATTGTGGTGGTTTCATTTGATCCGAAAGAGAACTGGGAACTGGCTGGGGCGAAAAAGCGAGTTTACGTTACTCAGTATGGTCGTGGTGAAGTTGCTGATCAGGGCTGGCGATTTTTAACCGGAAAGGAGCCCCACCTCACTCAATTGTGTGAGGCTGCTGGTTTCAGCTACCGCTATGACAAAATGTTGAAAGAATACAATCACCGCAGTGGGTTGATTATTCTGACTCCGGAAGGAAAGATTTCGCAATATTTTGCTGGGCATCAATTTAACCCGCGCGACGTGAAGTTTGCCCTGATGGAAGCCTCCGAAGGCAAAATGGGGACGTTCATCGATCAGGTTTTCCTGAGTTGTTATCGATATGATTCGACTCGAGGGAAATACTACGCAGATGTAATGTTTGTGACCCGGATTGGTGGTGTTTTAACTCTAGTGACCATTGCAGGTGCGTTTTTGATTGCCTATTTACGTTCACGCTCCAGAAAAATACAGGCTGCCATTGCAGCAGGGAGTACGAATCAATGA